The Salvia miltiorrhiza cultivar Shanhuang (shh) chromosome 1, IMPLAD_Smil_shh, whole genome shotgun sequence genome has a window encoding:
- the LOC131005682 gene encoding probable aquaporin PIP1-4 — MENKEEDVRVGANKFPEHQPIGTAAQSQDKDYKEPPPAPLFDASELASWSFYRAGIAEFIATFLFLYITVLTVMGVSKSDSKCATVGIQGIAWAFGGMIFALVYCTAGISGGHINPAVTFGLFLARKLSLNRAVFYMVMQCLGAICGAGVVKGFGKTLYMSKGGGANTVAHGYTKGSGLGAEIIGTFVLVYTVFSATDAKRSARDSHVPILAPLPIGFAVFLVHLATIPITGTGINPARSLGAAIIYNKSHAWDDHWIFWVGPFIGAALAALYHQVVIRAIPFKSK, encoded by the exons ATGGAGAACAAAGAGGAGGACGTGAGGGTCGGAGCCAACAAGTTCCCAGAGCACCAGCCCATCGGCACGGCGGCGCAGAGCCAGGACAAGGACTACAAGGAGCCGCCGCCCGCCCCGCTCTTCGACGCCTCCGAGCTGGCGTCGTGGTCGTTCTACCGAGCTGGGATCGCCGAATTCATCGCCACCTTCCTCTTCCTCTACATCACCGTCCTCACCGTCATGGGCGTCAGCAAATCCGACTCCAAGTGCGCCACCGTCGGCATCCAGGGCATCGCCTGGGCCTTCGGCGGCATGATCTTCGCCCTCGTCTACTGCACCGCCGGAATCTCCGGCGGCCACATCAATCCCGCCGTCACCTTCGGCCTCTTCCTCGCCAGGAAGCTGTCGCTCAACCGCGCCGTCTTCTACATGGTCATGCAGTGCCTCGGCGCCATCTGCGGCGCCGGCGTCGTCAAGGGCTTCGGGAAGACCCTCTACATGAGCAAGGGCGGCGGCGCCAACACGGTGGCGCACGGCTACACCAAGGGCAGCGGCCTCGGCGCCGAGATCATCGGCACTTTCGTGCTCGTCTACACCGTCTTCTCCGCCACCGACGCCAAGCGCAGCGCCAGAGACTCCCACGTCCCC ATATTGGCTCCGTTGCCTATCGGGTTCGCGGTGTTTTTGGTGCACTTGGCGACGATCCCGATCACCGGAACCGGTATCAACCCCGCCCGGAGTCTCGGCGCCGCCATCATCTACAACAAGAGCCACGCCTGGGACGACCAC TGGATTTTCTGGGTGGGACCATTCATCGGAGCGGCGCTGGCAGCTCTGTACCATCAGGTGGTGATAAGGGCAATTCCGTTCAAGTCTAAGTGA